In Anopheles gambiae chromosome 2, idAnoGambNW_F1_1, whole genome shotgun sequence, a single window of DNA contains:
- the LOC3290181 gene encoding skin secretory protein xP2, producing the protein MNRAIAVLCLVVVAASLSEGTFDVLLQKKKALLSKLLHKDEGAGYGGHSGYGGHSSYGGHSGAVGYQATVAVAPVHYAPAPVAYAAPAPVAYAAPAPAPVQYAAPAPAPVQYSAPAPAPVHYAPAPAPAPVQYSAPAPAPVQYSAPAPAPVQYSAPAPAPVQYSAPAPAPVQYSAPAPAPVQYAAPAPAPVPAPVYGPPAAPAPYPGCDHARGVSLHH; encoded by the exons ATGAACCGTGCCATCGCTGTGCTGTGTCTGGTGGTTGTCGCTGCCTCGCTGAGCGAGGGAACGTTCGATGTGCTGctgcagaagaagaaagcgCTCCTCAGCAAGCTGCTGCACAAGGACGAAGGAGCGGGCTACGGAGGCCATTCCGGCTACGGAGGCCATTCCAGCTACGGAGGCCATTCGGGAGCAGTAGGATACCAAGCCACTGTTGCCGTCGCTCCAGTCCACTACGCTCCTGCTCCAGTAGCGTACGCCGCTCCTGCTCCAGTAGCGTACGCCGCTCCTGCTCCGGCTCCAGTTCAGTACGCCGCTCCTGCTCCGGCTCCAGTTCAGTACTCTGCTCCAGCACCTGCCCCAGTGCACTACGCTCCTGCCCCTGCTCCGGCTCCAGTCCAGTACTCTGCCCCTGCTCCGGCTCCAGTCCAGTACTCTGCCCCAGCTCCGGCTCCAGTACAGTATTCTGCCCCTGCCCCGGCTCCAGTCCAGTACTCTGCACCTGCCCCGGCTCCAGTGCAGTACTCTGCCCCTGCCCCGGCTCCAGTGCAGTACGCAGCCCCAGCACCAGCCCCAGTCCCAGCACCAGTCTATGGaccgccagcagcaccagcaccgtaCCCAGGATGTGATCACGCAC GCGGTGTCTCCCTACATCACTAA